The Streptomyces sp. 135 sequence CCCGGTCCCCCAGGTACCGTGCCAGGTAGCGGTTGGTGGCCTCAAGAGCCGCCTTGCTGACGCCCATCCAGTCGTAGTGGGGCCAGGCCTGCTGGGCGTCGAAGTCCATCGCGACGACCGCTCCCCCGCGCCGTTCCAGCAGCGGCAGCACGGCGACGGTCAGCGCTTTCAGCGAGTACGCGGACACTTCGAGGGACGTGGCGACCGATCCCCAGCCGGTGTGCAGGAAGTTGCCGCCGAGGGCGTCCTGCGGCGCGAACGCGATGGAGTGCACGACCCCGTCGAGGGCCGCGTCGTCGCCGAGGTGCTCGGCGACCCGGTCGGCGAGCGTGTCCAGGTGCTGGGTGTTCTGCACGTCCAGGTCGACGACGGGGGCGGGCTCGGGCAGCCGTGCGGCGATGAGTTCGACGAGGCGGCGCCGTCCGAACGCGGTCAGCACGACCCGCGCGCCCTCCCGCTGGGCGAGCCGCGCGGCGTGGAAGGCGATCGACTTCTCCGTGAGCACCCCGGTGACCAGGATGTTCTTTCCGCTGAGTATTCCGCTCATGTCCTTACAGATCCTTGCTCGGTGCCGCCGCCCGCTGCGACGGTCACGGGTACGGGGGCGGCGGCGCGCTCCGGCGCGGCGAACGGCGTGAGGCCGGACAGCAGGGTGGCGACGATGTGCGGGCCGTGCCGGGTGAGCACGGATTCCGCGTGGAACTGCATCGACGCGAAGCGCGGTGAGCGCAGGGCGTGCACCTCGCCGGTGTGCCGGTCGCGGCTGACCTCGACCCGGGCCCCGTACGGCCCGTCGATGACATCGCGCGTGCTGCGCGCCGCGTAGGTGTTGTAGAAGCCGACGTGCTCGCGGCGGCCGAAGAGGTCGATCTCCCGCTGGACTCCCTGGTTGGGCTCGTCCCTGCGGACCAGGTCGAGGCCGAGCGCGCGGCTGAGCACCTGGTGGCTGAGGCAGACCGCGAGGAACGGCCGTCCGGTGTCGAGGAGTTCACGGATCGCGCCGTCCAGGTGGGCGATCTTCGGGTCACCCGACGCGCGCGGATCACCGGGGCCCGGGCCCATGACGACGAGGTCGTGGTCACCGAAGGCGTACGGCTCGTCGAAGCGCCGTACCGCCACCGTCAGGCCGAGCGACCGCAACTGCGTCTCGATCATCGACGTGAAGGTGTCCTCGGCGTCGACGACCAGGACCCGCCGCCCGGCGAGCCGGTCGCCGCGCGCCGCCTGCTCCCGCCGCCCCGTCAGCCAGAACCCGCCGAGCGGGTCGTTGCGCCGGCGCAGCGCCGAGCGGACCCGCGGATCGTCCTGGAAGCGGGTCGGTGCCTCGTCCCGCAGCGCGGCGACGAGACCGGCCGCCTTGGCACGTGTCTCGGCCGCTTCGGACACCGGATCGGAGTGGCGTACGAGGGTGGCGCCGACGCCGATCGAGAGGTGCCCGGCGCGGTCGATGTCGGCGGTACGGATCAGGATGGCCGAGTCGAGGGTCCGCGCGCCGTGCTCGTCCCTGCCGATGAGCGCGGCGACGCCGCTGTAGTAGCCGCGGCCGACCGGCTCGTACCTGGCGATGACGCGGCAGGCGCTCTCCAGCGGGCTGCCGGTGACGGTCGGGGCGAACAGCGTCTCGCGGAGGATGTCCTGCGGCGCGCGGGTCGTGCGGCCCTCGATGAGGTACTCGGTGTGGGCGAGCCGGGACATCTCCTTCAGGTAGGGCCCCACGACGCGCACGTGGTCGGAGCAGACCCGGCTCATCATCTTGAGCTCCTCGTCCACGACCATGTACAGCTCGTCGGCCTCCTTGCGGTCGGCGAGGAAGTCCAGGACGCCGGAGAGGGTCGGGCCGCCGGCCGGATAGCGGTAGGTGCCGCTGATCGGGTTCATCACGGCGGTGCCGTCGCGCAGGCTCACGTGCCGCTCCGGCGAGGCGCCGACGAAGGTCCGCTCACCGGTGTGGATCACGAAGGTCCAGTACGCCGCCGACTCCCGTGCCAGGAGCCGCCGGAACAGGGCCAGCGCGCTGGGTACGCCGTAGTCGGCGATCTCGGCGACGAAGGAACGCTTGATGACGAAGTTCGCGCCCTGCCCGGTGCCGATCTCGTCCGCGATCACGCGGCTCACGATGTCGGCGTAGTCGTCGTCGGACACGTCGAAGTGCCCGCCGCTCATCCGGATCCCGTGGTCCGGCACGCGGGCCAGGACGTCCGCGAGCGGCACCGTCGCCTGGTCGCGCACCGTCAGCGCGAGCAGCGGCGTCCCGTCGTCGGCGCAGTCGAAGCCGCGCTCCGCGACCTGCCGGAAGGGCACGACGGCCAGCACCTCGTGGTGAGCGGTGCCGGTCCTCCGCGCGGCCGGCGGCAGGGGCAGCGCGTCCAGGGTGGCGTGTGCGGACACCTCGCCCGTCAGGACGTCCACGACGCCGTGCCCCGCCGTCTTGGGGCGGTGCAGCAGGGCGAAGGCTCCGGGCACGGCCGACAGCACGTGCCCGAGCAGGTCGGCGGACGGGACGCCGCTCATTCGAGGATCTCCTTCGCGGTGGTGACGACGGCGCAGGTGCGCGCCGCGTACTCCAGGGCCATGCGGTGCTCGTCGGCGCCGAAGTCGGCGACGGCGTCGGCCACGAGGAACGTCTCGATGTCGTGGGTGTAGGCCTCCACGGCGCTCGCCAGCACCCCCACATGCGCGTACACGCCGCACACGATGAGCTGATCGCGGCCGTGCCGACGCATGCGCTCAAGCAGGTCGGACTTGAAGAAGGCGCTGTAGCGCCACTTGGTGAACACCCAGTCGCCGTCGGCCGGGGTCAGCGGCTCGACCACCTCGCGGTCGGCGGGATCGACGTGCATGCCGGGACCCCAGAAGTCGTTGAGCAGTCCGCGCTCCTCGGGCGTCATACCGCCCGGCTGTGCTGTGTAGGCGACGGGTATGCCGGTGCGGGCGCAGTGCTCGCGCAGCGCCGCGGTGTTGCGGACGAGGTCGGCGCGCAGGGCGTCGGGCAGCGGCCGCAGGAAGTAGCGCTGCATGTCGTGCACGAGCAACACGGCCCGGTCGGGGTCGACCGTCCAACGGGGTATGCGGGCGGGCAGGTCGCCGCTGGTCGGCATCGGGTAGGGCGCGATGGGCGGGATGCCAGGCATGGCGGTCCTTTCGGAGGGGGCGGGAGCGGGGGCACGCACGCGTCGGCTCTAGGCGCCGAGGGTGGCTCCGCCGTCGACCGTCAGGTCGTGCAGGGTGATGTGCGCCGCCGCGTCGGACAGCAGGAACACCACGGCGTCGGCGATGTTCTCGGGCCGGGCGATCCGGCCCAGCGGAATGCCCAGGCGGTACACCTCGGGGCGGCCCCGGACGGTGGCCTCGCGGCCGGACGCGTCCTGCCACATCGAGCTGAGCATCGGGGTATCGGTCGATCCCGGCCCCACGACGTTGCAGCGGATGCCGTACGGGGCGAGCTCGACCCCGAGGGACTTGGTGAACTGGGCGGCCGCCGCCTTGGACGCGGCGTAAGCGGCCATCTCGGCGCGCGGGGTGCGGGCCGCGTTGGAGGCCACCGTCACGATCGCTCCCGTACGGCGGGGCACCATCCGCTCCGCCACGGCCCGGGACAGGTGGAAGACGCCGGTCGTGTTCACCGCGAACGTGCGGGCCCACTCCTCGTCGCCGAAACCGATGACCGTGCCGAGGTGCAGCACCCCGGCCGCGTTGACGAGGAAGTCGACGGGGCCGAGGGTCCGCTCGACGGTGTCGACCAGGGTCCGCACGGCATCGGCGTCCGTGACGTCGGCGGGGAACGCCGTCACCGCGTGCCCGGCCGCGTTCGCCTCGGCGGCCCGCTGCTGGAGTCGGTGCGCGTCGCGGTCGACCGCGGCGACCCTGACGCCTCTCCCGGCGAGGGCCGCGGCGACCGCGCCGCCGATCCCGCCCGCCGCTCCCGTGACGATGGCTGTCTTGTCCTGCATGGTGTTCCTTCCGTGTCTCAGGGCCGCCACGCCGCCACGACGGCGGTCGCCTGGGCGGGGTTGAGCCGGGGGTCGCAGAGGCTGGTGTACGCGCCGGTCGGCTCCCCGCCGGCCGTGGCGGGGCCGCCCGGCAGGCATTCGAGGACGTCGTCCGGTGTGGTCTCCAGATGCAGTCCACCGGCGATGCCGCCCGCCGCGCGCACGGCTGCCTGGAACGCCTCGATCTCCTGCCGGACGGTGTCCGTGTAGCGCCGCTTGCGCCCGTCGGGGGCCGAGACGGTGTTGCCGTGCAGGGGATCGGTGAGCCAGATCGCCGGGTGCCCCTGGGCGTGGACGGCGGCGACCAGGCGCGGCAGGACGTCGGCCGCCCGGTCCGCGCCCGTGCGGGCGATCAGGGTCAGCCGACCGGGCTCCCGCAGCGGGTCGAGGCGCTCGCACAGGCGGACCAGCTCGTCGGCGGTCATGCCCGGGCCTACTTTGCAGGCCACCGGGTTGACCACTTCGGCGAGCAGCGCCACGTGCGCGCCGTCCAGGCCGCGTGTGCGCTCACCGATCCACGGGAAGTGCGTCGAGGCGAGCAGCAGGCCGCCGTCCTCGGTGCGGCGCAGCATGGGCAGTTCGTAGTCGAGCAGCAGGGCCTCGTGGCTGGTCCACACCCGGGGCTCGGCCCCGGCGGCGCGCCGGGTCCCGGTCCATCCGAGGTGGCCCATGATGTCGTCGGCGGCCATGTAGCCCGTGAGCAGCCGCAGTGGGTCCGGGCGGCGGCTCTCCGGGTCGGGCTCGGGGCCGTTGACCATGTGGCCCCGGTACACGGGCAGTTCACGCCCGGCGACCGTCTCGGTCGGCTGCGAGCGCGGTTTGCCGAACTGCCCCGCCAGTCGTCCCACCCGGATCACCGGACGGCCCGTGGTCAGCTTGAGCGCTCCGGCCAGCAGGTCCAGGACGGCACACTTGCGTGCGACGTGCCGGGCCGTGCAGTCGTCAGGGTCCTCGGCGCAGTCACCGGCCTGGACCACATGGGCCTCGCCGGCGGCGACCTCGGCGAGGCGCGACCGCAAGGCCGCCACGTCCTCGGCCCGTACGAGGGCGGGGCGCGCGGCGAGTTCCCTGCGCACCCGCGCCACTTGGGCCGGGTCCTCCCAGAGCGGCTGCTGCAGGGCCTCCTTGTACCGGAGGTCGAGCAGGGCGTTGTCCACTGATGTCTCTCCCATGCGAGCTGATGGCGTACGACGGTCGGGAGGGCCGGTCACACGACCAGTCCGCCGTCGACGCCGAGGACCTGGCCGGTGATGTACGCGGCGCGGTCGGAGGCGAGAAAGGCGACGAGGTGGGCGACGTCGTCGGGGGCGCCGAACCGGGCCAGCGGTATGCGTTCCCTGAGCCGGTCGCGTGCCGTGTCCCCCAGCGCCGCGGTCATGTCGGTGTCGATGAAGCCGGGGGCGACGACGTTGGCGCGTACGCCGTAGGGGCCGCACTCCTTGGCGAGGGCCCGGGTGAAGCCGATGATTCCGGCCTTCGACGCGGAGTAGTTGGTCTGGGTGGCGTTGCCGTACACGCCGGCGACGGAGGACAGCGTGATGACGCTGCCGGTCTTCCGGCGCATCATGCGGTAGATCGCGGCCCGGCAGATCGCGTAGGTGCCGTCGAGGTTGGTGGACAGCACGTCGCGCCACTCGGTGTCCTCCATGAGAGCGAGGGGCCGGTCCCGGGTGATACCCGCGCCGCTGACCACCGTGTGCACCGGGCCGAGTTCGCGTTCCGTCTCGGCGACGAACTCCCGTGCCCGCACGGGGTCGGTGACGTCGACGGCGCCGAGGTGCACGCGGGCTCCGGCCGCGACCGCCGTGTCGGCCGCTTCCTTCGCGGCGGCTTCGTTCGAGCGGTAGCAGAACGCCACGTCGTGGCCTTCCCTGGCGAGTCGTGCCACGACAGCTCGTCCGATGCCGCGGGAGCCGCCGGTGACCAGGGCCACGGGCCGGGCCGTGGCGGGGGCGGACGGCGCGCTCATGCGGCCGCGAGCTTGCGCCGGACCAGCTCGTGCACGCCGCCCAGGGTGCTGATGCTCTTGAGCTCCTCGTCGGTGACGTCGACGCCGTAGCGGTCTTCCAGGCGGGTGGCGATCTCCAGGGTGATGAGGGAGTCCATGCCCAGGTCCCGCGTGAAGTGGGCGTCGTCCGTGATCTCCTCGGGCGCGAGCTCGAAGGTGACGGCCATCAGCGCGCGCAGTTCTTCCAGGTCGACGGGGGTGGAGGTGCTGTGGGACATGTGTGGTTCCTTGTCTCTCAAAAGAACGGGAGAAGGACGGGAAGGGGGTGGGGGACGGCCGGGGAGAGTCAGGCGGCCGTACGGGGCGGCGTGAAGGCCACCGCGGCTGACGCGTCCGCCGCGTGGGCGGTGGCGAGCACCAGGCCGTCGCCCCCGCCGTCGAAGTGGGCGACCGCGGCGGCGCACTGCAGGACGCCGAGCGCTCCGCCGCACTCCCCCAAGGTCTGCCGCAGCGCGACGACCGGCGTGTCCGGCGGCAGGTGCGCCCGGTCGGGTTCCGGTGAGCCGGTCAGCCACAGGCCGACCGGTCCGGCGCCGGGGTCGAGCACCGTGTGCAGGACGTCGGCGGGGTGGCGGCCGCGGTCGTGGCCCCGCCACACGGCACGTGCCCGGCCGCGGCGCCCGGCCGCGTGCGCGGCGGATTCCAGTACGACGGTGGCCGCGCCGTCCACGGCCCGGGCGCCCAACAGCTTGTGCACCACGTCGTTGTGCGGTTCGACGCCCGTGACGACGACGGTGTCGGCGCGGTCGGCGGCGATCAGGTTGCGGCCCCACTGAAGCGCGTCGAGGCCGCTCGTCGTGCCGTTGCTGAGGGTCACCGCGGGGCCGCGCAGGCCGAAGGCGCCGGCGATCCACCCCGCGATGGCGCTGGTGGAGGTCTGCGGCAGGCCCGTCGCGCTCAGCGCGCGCGAGGTGTGCCGCGCGGCCGTGTCGACGTAGGCGCAGACGCTGTCGAGGTTGCCGGTGTTGGAGCTGACGACGACGGCGGTGCGCGCGCCGTCGAACCGCGGACCGTCGGGCCCGTACAACCCGGCGTCGCGCAGCGCCGGTTCGACCGCGCGCAGGGCGAGACGGGTCGCGCGGTCCTTGTGCCGCAGGTCGCGGCCCTTGAGGGCGGTCTCCGGGTCGAACGGCTCACCGCCGTCGGTCGAGTACAGGAGGTCTGCCGGGCCGGTGAGGCCGGGCACGGCGAGTCCCGCTCCGGTCACCACCACGGCGGACGGCTGTGCCGTCGGTTCGTTGTTCACGCCTTCTCCACCACCGCTACGGCGTTGATGCCGCCGAATCCGAACGCGTTGACCTGGGCGAGGTCGATC is a genomic window containing:
- the fabI gene encoding enoyl-ACP reductase FabI, coding for MSGILSGKNILVTGVLTEKSIAFHAARLAQREGARVVLTAFGRRRLVELIAARLPEPAPVVDLDVQNTQHLDTLADRVAEHLGDDAALDGVVHSIAFAPQDALGGNFLHTGWGSVATSLEVSAYSLKALTVAVLPLLERRGGAVVAMDFDAQQAWPHYDWMGVSKAALEATNRYLARYLGDRGIRCNLVSAGPIRSMAAKSIPGFRELADASTSRAALGWDLEDPEPAARGVVALLSDWFPKTTGEIVHVDGGTHMVGA
- a CDS encoding anthranilate synthase family protein; amino-acid sequence: MSGVPSADLLGHVLSAVPGAFALLHRPKTAGHGVVDVLTGEVSAHATLDALPLPPAARRTGTAHHEVLAVVPFRQVAERGFDCADDGTPLLALTVRDQATVPLADVLARVPDHGIRMSGGHFDVSDDDYADIVSRVIADEIGTGQGANFVIKRSFVAEIADYGVPSALALFRRLLARESAAYWTFVIHTGERTFVGASPERHVSLRDGTAVMNPISGTYRYPAGGPTLSGVLDFLADRKEADELYMVVDEELKMMSRVCSDHVRVVGPYLKEMSRLAHTEYLIEGRTTRAPQDILRETLFAPTVTGSPLESACRVIARYEPVGRGYYSGVAALIGRDEHGARTLDSAILIRTADIDRAGHLSIGVGATLVRHSDPVSEAAETRAKAAGLVAALRDEAPTRFQDDPRVRSALRRRNDPLGGFWLTGRREQAARGDRLAGRRVLVVDAEDTFTSMIETQLRSLGLTVAVRRFDEPYAFGDHDLVVMGPGPGDPRASGDPKIAHLDGAIRELLDTGRPFLAVCLSHQVLSRALGLDLVRRDEPNQGVQREIDLFGRREHVGFYNTYAARSTRDVIDGPYGARVEVSRDRHTGEVHALRSPRFASMQFHAESVLTRHGPHIVATLLSGLTPFAAPERAAAPVPVTVAAGGGTEQGSVRT
- a CDS encoding isochorismatase family protein, with product MPGIPPIAPYPMPTSGDLPARIPRWTVDPDRAVLLVHDMQRYFLRPLPDALRADLVRNTAALREHCARTGIPVAYTAQPGGMTPEERGLLNDFWGPGMHVDPADREVVEPLTPADGDWVFTKWRYSAFFKSDLLERMRRHGRDQLIVCGVYAHVGVLASAVEAYTHDIETFLVADAVADFGADEHRMALEYAARTCAVVTTAKEILE
- a CDS encoding 2,3-dihydro-2,3-dihydroxybenzoate dehydrogenase, with amino-acid sequence MQDKTAIVTGAAGGIGGAVAAALAGRGVRVAAVDRDAHRLQQRAAEANAAGHAVTAFPADVTDADAVRTLVDTVERTLGPVDFLVNAAGVLHLGTVIGFGDEEWARTFAVNTTGVFHLSRAVAERMVPRRTGAIVTVASNAARTPRAEMAAYAASKAAAAQFTKSLGVELAPYGIRCNVVGPGSTDTPMLSSMWQDASGREATVRGRPEVYRLGIPLGRIARPENIADAVVFLLSDAAAHITLHDLTVDGGATLGA
- a CDS encoding 3-deoxy-7-phosphoheptulonate synthase produces the protein MDNALLDLRYKEALQQPLWEDPAQVARVRRELAARPALVRAEDVAALRSRLAEVAAGEAHVVQAGDCAEDPDDCTARHVARKCAVLDLLAGALKLTTGRPVIRVGRLAGQFGKPRSQPTETVAGRELPVYRGHMVNGPEPDPESRRPDPLRLLTGYMAADDIMGHLGWTGTRRAAGAEPRVWTSHEALLLDYELPMLRRTEDGGLLLASTHFPWIGERTRGLDGAHVALLAEVVNPVACKVGPGMTADELVRLCERLDPLREPGRLTLIARTGADRAADVLPRLVAAVHAQGHPAIWLTDPLHGNTVSAPDGRKRRYTDTVRQEIEAFQAAVRAAGGIAGGLHLETTPDDVLECLPGGPATAGGEPTGAYTSLCDPRLNPAQATAVVAAWRP
- the fabG gene encoding 3-oxoacyl-[acyl-carrier-protein] reductase, producing the protein MSAPSAPATARPVALVTGGSRGIGRAVVARLAREGHDVAFCYRSNEAAAKEAADTAVAAGARVHLGAVDVTDPVRAREFVAETERELGPVHTVVSGAGITRDRPLALMEDTEWRDVLSTNLDGTYAICRAAIYRMMRRKTGSVITLSSVAGVYGNATQTNYSASKAGIIGFTRALAKECGPYGVRANVVAPGFIDTDMTAALGDTARDRLRERIPLARFGAPDDVAHLVAFLASDRAAYITGQVLGVDGGLVV
- a CDS encoding acyl carrier protein, with the protein product MSHSTSTPVDLEELRALMAVTFELAPEEITDDAHFTRDLGMDSLITLEIATRLEDRYGVDVTDEELKSISTLGGVHELVRRKLAAA
- a CDS encoding beta-ketoacyl synthase N-terminal-like domain-containing protein; the encoded protein is MNNEPTAQPSAVVVTGAGLAVPGLTGPADLLYSTDGGEPFDPETALKGRDLRHKDRATRLALRAVEPALRDAGLYGPDGPRFDGARTAVVVSSNTGNLDSVCAYVDTAARHTSRALSATGLPQTSTSAIAGWIAGAFGLRGPAVTLSNGTTSGLDALQWGRNLIAADRADTVVVTGVEPHNDVVHKLLGARAVDGAATVVLESAAHAAGRRGRARAVWRGHDRGRHPADVLHTVLDPGAGPVGLWLTGSPEPDRAHLPPDTPVVALRQTLGECGGALGVLQCAAAVAHFDGGGDGLVLATAHAADASAAVAFTPPRTAA